Proteins encoded within one genomic window of Glycine soja cultivar W05 chromosome 1, ASM419377v2, whole genome shotgun sequence:
- the LOC114407683 gene encoding receptor-like protein kinase HSL1, producing MELFTSSCLKFLFHSLVILFVLFNHANSQSQLHDQERATLLKIKEYLENPEFLSHWTPSSSSHCSWPEIKCTSDGSVTGLTLSNSSITQTIPSFICDLKNLTVVDFYNNYIPGEFPTTLYNCSKLEYLDLSQNNFVGSIPHDIDRLSNLQYLSLGYTNFSGDIPASIGRLKELRNLQFQNSLLNGTFPAEIGNLSNLDTLDLSSNNMLPPSRLHDDWTRLNKLKFFFMFQSNLVGEIPETIVNMVALERLDLSQNNLSGPIPGGLFMLENLSIMFLSRNNLSGEIPDVVEALNLTIIDLTRNFISGKIPDGFGKLQKLTGLALSINNLEGEIPASIGLLPSLVDFKVFFNNLSGILPPDFGRYSKLETFLVANNSFSGKLPENLCYNGHLLNISVYENYLSGELPQSLGNCSSLMELKIYSNEFSGSIPSGLWTLNLSNFMVSHNKFTGELPERLSSSISRLEIDYNQFSGRIPTGVSSWTNVVVFKASENYLNGSIPKELTALPKLNILLLDQNQLTGSLPSDIISWQSLVTLNLSQNQLSGHIPDSIGLLPVLTILDLSENQLSGDVPSILPRLTNLNLSSNYLTGRVPSEFDNPAYDTSFLDNSGLCADTPALSLRLCNSSPQSQSKDSSWSPALIISLVAVACLLALLTSLLIIRFYRKRKQVLDRSWKLISFQRLSFTESNIVSSLTENNIIGSGGYGAVYRVAVDGLGYIAVKKIWENKKLDKNLESSFHTEVKILSNIRHRNIVKLMCCISNEDSMLLVYEYVENRSLDRWLHRKNKSSAVSGSVHHVVLDWPKRLHIAIGAAQGLSYMHHDCSPPIVHRDVKTSNILLDSQFNAKVADFGLARMLMKPGELATMSSVIGSFGYIAPEYAKTTRVSEKIDVFSFGVILLELTTGKEANYGDEHSSLAEWAWRHQQLGSNIEELLDKDVMETSYLDGMCKVFKLGIMCSATLPSSRPSMKEVLQILLSCEDSFSKGESIIGHYDDVPLLKNSKREHKLDIDNDS from the exons ATGGAACTATTCACCTCATCATGTCTTAAATTTCTATTTCACTCTCTTGTGATCTTATTCGTCCTCTTTAACCATGCAAATTCTCAGTCTCAGTTGCATGATCAAGAACGTGCAACTTTACTGAAGATAAAGGAATACCTTGAAAACCCTGAATTCCTTAGTCACTGGACTCCATCAAGCTCCTCTCACTGCTCATGGCCAGAGATAAAATGCACCTCCGATGGCTCAGTCACTGGATTGACTTTGTCCAACAGCAGCATCACTCAAACCATACCCTCTTTCATATGTGACCTCAAAAACCTCACAGTTGTTGATTTCTACAACAATTACATTCCCGGGGAGTTCCCAACAACTCTCTACAATTGCTCCAAGTTGGAGTACCTAGACCTGTCCCAGAACAACTTTGTTGGTAGCATCCCTCATGACATTGACAGACTCTCTAATTTACAGTATCTCAGCCTTGGTTACACCAATTTCTCTGGTGATATTCCTGCAAGCATTGGAAGGCTAAAGGAACTCAGAAATCTTCAATTTCAAAACAGTCTTTTGAATGGAACATTCCCTGCTGAGATTGGCAACTTGTCCAATCTTGACACCTTGGACTTGTCCTCTAACAACATGCTCCCTCCTTCGAGGTTGCACGATGACTGGACCCGGCTGAACaagttgaagtttttttttatgtttcagtCCAACTTGGTTGGGGAGATCCCTGAAACCATTGTAAACATGGTGGCTTTGGAGAGATTGGATCTATCGCAAAACAATTTGAGTGGACCGATTCCTGGCGGTTTGTTCATGCTGGAGAATCTGAGCATAATGTTTCTTTCTAGAAACAATCTTTCAGGGGAAATACCTGATGTGGTTGAAGCATTGAATTTGACCATCATTGATCTCACTCGGAATTTCATCTCAGGAAAAATACCAGATGGTTTTGGAAAGCTCCAAAAGTTAACTGGTTTGGCTTTGTCTATTAATAACTTGGAAGGGGAGATACCAGCAAGCATAGGACTTCTTCCATCTCTGGTAGATTTTAAAGTGTTTTTCAACAATTTATCAGGTATTCTTCCTCCTGATTTTGGTCGCTACTCAAAGCTTGAAACatttttggttgcaaataaTAGTTTTAGTGGAAAGCTACCAGAGAACTTATGCTATAACGGTCACTTGCTTAATATATCTGTGTATGAAAATTATCTGAGTGGGGAATTGCCACAATCACTTGGGAATTGTAGTAGCCTCATGGAACTGAAAATCTATAGCAATGAGTTTTCTGGTAGCATTCCTAGTGGTCTTTGGACTTTAAACTTGTCAAATTTCATGGTGAGTCATAATAAGTTCACCGGTGAGCTTCCTGAGAGATTGTCCTCAAGTATTTCGCGCTTGGAGATAGATTACAATCAATTTTCTGGTAGAATTCCAACTGGGGTATCTTCATGGACTAATGTGGTAGTGTTTAAAGCCAGTGAGAACTACCTTAATGGGAGTATTCCAAAAGAGTTAACAGCTCTTCCCAAGCTAAATATTTTATTGCTTGATCAGAACCAGCTCACAGGGTCACTTCCGTCAGATATAATATCATGGCAGTCCCTTGTAACTCTAAATTTGAGCCAAAACCAACTCTCTGGACATATCCCAGATTCAATTGGTCTGTTACCTGTCCTTACGATACTTGACCTGTCAGAAAATCAATTGTCTGGTGATGTTCCTTCTATACTTCCCAGACTCACCAATCTCAATCTATCCTCCAATTATTTGACAGGGAGGGTTCCAAGTGAATTTGACAATCCTGCTTATGACACCAGCTTTTTGGACAATTCTGGCCTCTGTGCTGATACCCCGGCACTGAGCCTCAGATTGTGCAATTCTAGCCCTCAAAGCCAAAGCAAGGACTCATCTTGGTCTCCTGCTTTGATTATAAGCCTTGTGGCAGTGGCCTGCTTGCTGGCTTTGTTGACATCACTCTTGATCATCAGATTttacagaaaaagaaagcaagtattGGATAGATCATGGAAGCTCATTTCCTTCCAAAGGCTGAGTTTCACTGAATCAAACATAGTGTCATCACTgacagaaaataatattattggcAGTGGCGGATATGGTGCAGTATACCGTGTTGCAGTTGATGGTTTAGGCTATATTGCTGTGAAGAAGATTTGGGAAAACAAGAAGTTAGATAAGAATCTTGAGAGCTCATTTCACACTGAAGTTAAGATATTGAGCAACATTCGCCACAGAAACATTGTGAAATTGATGTGCTGTATCTCTAATGAGGACTCTATGCTCCTTGTCTATGAGTATGTGGAAAACCGTAGCCTTGACAGGTGGCTGCACCGGAAGAATAAGTCATCAGCTGTGTCAGGTTCAGTCCATCATGTTGTCCTTGATTGGCCAAAGAGATTGCATATAGCCATTGGAGCTGCACAAGGTTTGAGCTACATGCATCATGATTGCTCACCACCTATTGTTCATCGAGATGTGAAAACAAGTAACATTCTTTTGGATTCTCAATTCAATGCAAAAGTTGCTGATTTTGGTCTGGCTAGGATGTTAATGAAGCCAGGGGAACTTGCCACCATGTCATCTGTGATCGGCTCATTTGGCTATATAGCTCCAG AATATGCTAAAACAACTCGAGTCAGCGAAAAGATTGATGTGTTCAGCTTTGGAGTTATCCTATTAGAACTGACAACTGGTAAGGAAGCTAATTATGGTGATGAGCACTCATCTCTTGCAGAGTGGGCGTGGCGCCACCAGCAGTTAGGAAGCAACATAGAAGAGCTGCTAGACAAGGATGTCATGGAAACCAGTTACTTGGATGGAATGTGTAAGGTTTTCAAACTAGGGATCATGTGCTCTGCAACACTTCCTTCTAGTAGACCTTCCATGAAAGAGGTTCTACAAATATTGCTTTCTTGTGAAGATTCATTTTCCAAAGGAGAGAGCATTATTGGCCACTATGATGATGTTCCCCTTctcaaaaattcaaaaagagAGCATAAGTTGGATATTGATAATGATAGCTAG